A genomic window from Anoplolepis gracilipes chromosome 6, ASM4749672v1, whole genome shotgun sequence includes:
- the LOC140667136 gene encoding phospholipid scramblase 1, giving the protein MDQKYPAPYPPLSGIGMPSVATAPPQSNVPVLSPGGWLPPSTTYPPGLQYLMDLDYLFVNQKIELLQAFTGWETKNRYAVTDIRGEAVFYIAEESSICSRLCLGKYRSCEFSVYDRDRREVLRMIRPYRCDSCCCPCYLQVLEIYSGNTLLGSVTQEWSFWQPIFYIRDASGQPVLMIKGPIIRFCIDVNFKVKSMDEKHRVGIIQKQWGGFGREFFTVSDMFGINFPRDLDVKIKAVLLGACLLVDFMYFEDPQ; this is encoded by the exons ATGGATCAAAAGTATCCAGCACCGTATCCCCCGTTGTCGGGGATAGGAATGCCGTCGGTTGCAACAGCACCACCGCAATCAAATGTGCCAGTACTATCGCCAG GTGGCTGGCTGCCGCCGAGTACGACATATCCACCCGGCTTGCAATACCTTATGGACCTTGATTACCTTTTCGTGAACCAGAAAATTGAGTTGCTTCAAG CTTTTACCGGGTGGGAGACTAAGAATAGGTACGCTGTTACGGACATCCGTGGCGAAGCAGTGTTTTACATTGCCGAAGAATCGAGCATCTGCTCGCGATTGTGTTTGGGCAAGTACCGTTCCTGCGAATTCAGTGTCTACGATCGAGATCGGCGGGAGGTCCTCCGTATGATTCGTCCCTACAGATGCGACAGTTGTTGCTGTCCCTGTTATCTACAG gttttagaaatttattctgGAAATACTCTGCTAGGCAGTGTTACTCAAGAATGGAGTTTTTGGCAACCAATATTCTATATTCGCGATGCATCCGGCCAGCCGGTACTAATGATAAAGGGACCAATTATACGTTTCTGCATTGACGTAAATTTTAAG GTCAAATCCATGGATGAGAAGCATCGTGTCGGTATAATTCAGAAGCAATGGGGTGGTTTTGGTCGAGAGTTTTTTACCGTTTCCGATATGTTTGGCATTAACTTCCCACGCGATCTCGACGTAAAGATAAAGGCTGTGTTGCTGGGAGCGTGTCTTCTTGTA GACTTCATGTACTTCGAAGATCCACAATGa
- the Rap2l gene encoding ras-related protein Rap-2a, whose protein sequence is MREFKVVVLGSGGVGKSALTVQFVSGCFMEKYDPTIEDFYRKEIEVDNSPCVLEILDTAGTEQFASMRDLYIKNGQGFVVVYSLTNHQTFQDIKAMKELITRVKGTERVPVLLVANKLDLEHQREVGTEEGHQLAQLWGCPFVEASAKNRTNVNEMFAEIVREMNFSPEKEKKTYCCCSVL, encoded by the coding sequence aTGCGCGAGTTCAAGGTGGTGGTCCTCGGCTCGGGCGGGGTGGGCAAGAGCGCGCTCACCGTGCAATTTGTATCCGGCTGCTTCATGGAAAAATATGATCCGACGATCGAGGATTTCTATCGCAAGGAAATCGAGGTGGACAACTCGCCGTGCGTCCTCGAGATCCTCGACACCGCCGGTACCGAGCAGTTCGCGTCGATGCGCGATCTATACATAAAAAACGGCCAGGGCTTCGTCGTGGTTTACAGCCTGACGAATCATCAGACCTTCCAGGATATCAAGGCGATGAAGGAGCTTATTACGCGTGTCAAGGGGACCGAACGCGTGCCGGTGCTACTGGTGGCGAACAAACTCGATCTGGAGCATCAGCGGGAGGTCGGCACCGAGGAGGGCCACCAACTCGCGCAACTCTGGGGCTGTCCGTTCGTCGAGGCGAGTGCCAAGAATCGCACAAACGTCAACGAGATGTTCGCCGAGATCGTGCGGGAGATGAACTTCAGCCCtgagaaggagaagaagacCTACTGCTGCTGCAGCGTCCTCTAA